AAAATGCAGCCTTGCGTACCTCTGCCTCTCTGACTGGCACGGCACGACCTCCCCGGGTTGCCGTCCTCAGGCAGGGGCAGGCGTTGccggtgtgtgtgtgtggtgagGCGGCTCAGGCGGGACGGACGGCCCCCGGAGCGGGGCCAGCCTTGCTCCACGGTAACGCTAGCGGCGGCAGAAGACGACCGGCTGCAAGGGACCATCTTGCCGCTTGCTCCTCCGGCGGCGTTTCCGTGTGGTGGAGGGGCTGGCGGGGTGGGGGAGGTCGGAGGCAGGCTGCAGCTTGCTGCTCGGGGCTTTATTTACATACACAAATAGCTGCGTTTGGGGAGTTTTCTCCTGCCAGCTCGGTGGCGGTGGGTCCTGCCAGAGCTGCCTGGAGAATCCCGAGCTGGAGCTCTCCCGAacgggggtggggggagagaaGAGCCGAGGCAAGGCATGAGTTTTAGCGCAAAAAGCGGCGCTTTGCTGAGCCTTCGGGCACCGCTGTGCTGGTGGTGGCGACGGCAGCCGTCGTCCTGCGCCACGGCGGGTCCTGCCTGGTCATACTTCGGTGGCAGCCGGCCGCGGCCCATCCTGGACATGTCCTACTCCCGTCACTTTCTGGATTTCCAGGGCTCGTCCATTCCCACCTCCATGAAGAAGCTGGTGGTGACTAAGCTGAGTCAAAACTTCAGGGAAGCGGTTACCCTGCAGCAGGACTCGCCCGTGCCGCTCCCGGGAGACGGAGACCTCCTTGTCAGGAACAGGTAAGCGTCCGCCTGCAACCCCCACACCCACTCCTGACCCTTGGCGGCCCCCTCCGTCTTCTCGCACCTTGTGGCCTGGTCCGTCCTACACTCTCCCTTACTTTGGCGACCGGCGCCAAAGTTGTACCAGCTGCCATCTGGCGactgttaatttaattttattattgttgttgttttgaaCGGCGCTACGGGCCGGTCGCCCCATCCACGTGTGTGGGGGTGACAATTCCGCCTCCTCCCTTTCTTTGGCGGGTGTGTGTTTGTGCGTATGTGTGTGAAGGAAAGGGAGTGTACGCAGCTTCTGGCGTGCTACAGCCTCGAGAAACACCTCAGGGCCTCAGTGCCAAGGCGGGGAAGCGGCAAATGTTGCGTTCACTGAGCGCCGACGAGGGGGGAAGCGCTTGCGAGTCCCTCCCAGGTCACTGCTCGGGCTCGTTACCCGCACGCAGCCCCCCGGGGCGTGATTGTGTCCCCATCGTACCCAAACCTCTCCCAGGGGTCATTAACCTATAGCCTCCTGTCCCCGACAGCCCCCATGTGCGTGTGACCTCACGCCACCCACCCTCCTCTGTGCGACCCTGCgcctgcttctccctcctcctttccccccccacctcctccaaTGCTTTTTTCCCCGCCCCGGCGTGGCCCGCCCGCCGCTACCCTCAGCCAGCCGTGACTCACCAGGGCGGCAGAGGCCCCGGCCCGCCGCCCTGCCGGCCCCGGCCGCCGCGGCACCACCCCCGCCTCTGCGCGCCAAAAGCGGGCGGCGGAGAGGGGGCAGGGCGTTTCGCCCGGCCCGGTCGTCTTCGGCCTGCTTTGGTAGGACGCTAGCTCACAGTTTTTTCTGCTGTTAAGAGTGGAGCCTGGTCAGTGAGCGAGAGGTGACATTTTGCTTAACGTGACACGCTGTAAGTCCTGCGCCAGCTCTAGGACTGCGTCCAGCGCGGTGACCAGATCTCCATGAAGACTCTGAGGACATAACgtgcctctccccagctttctccATAAACCTGTTTGTTATCAGTGGTTCCTTCCTAGACTCTGTCGTTCCTTAAGCTAAAAGTAAGCCTTTTAAAGTTCAGAGGTTTCTCTGCCCACGAGGGGAAGCTGAAATTCTGGGAACCTCGGAGCAGACTGCGTGGTTGGCGCAGCTGAGAACACTCATCAGGTTCTTGTCTAGCAAGGAAATTGTAGTAAAGTAGTTTGCGATGATCTTTAGCTGGAGCTGAAAAATAGTAAGAAGCACTAAGTTGGCTTGAAAACAATGCTGTAAGTTATGTTAAGACAGTCTCTGACTACAATGTGTCTGATGTGTATGTGTGCTCTCTAGCGTGTATCCTTATGTAACACATAAATATGTAGTTTAAAACTggtgaggagaaagaaaggactGCTCCAGGAGCTGATGAGAAAGCTTCTGTGGCACTTAAATCTGATGCTGACATCTCCCACTAGGATTTCTTAGACCAAAATTCCCTCCAAACCTCAAAAGTCTAAAACATTGTGTTACTGCATCTGCTAATGACCAAGAAACAGTAATATCATGAAACAGCCATCAGGCTGGAGTTGAAATTCCATTTAGAGGAAGAGGTTGTAAGACTTGAGATACTAGTAGCAAGTCCCTACTTGGGTAATGCAAAGCAGAGCGACATCCTTGCTTCTCAAATGCCACCCACCCCTGCAGCTGCagtctttctcatttttcctccctcccccatccttcctgtaaattaaaaaaattattcaatttTTATACAGCTTCCAATGTAACCCTCCCTCCCAATGCTGGGTGGcctccctgggtgctggggaacATGCACACCTCATGTTAAAAGGGCTGAGGTGCAGAGCTGGTACCAGACTGAAGGCAGAAGCTGGTCCACAGATTCAGGCAGGCAATTACTGGGTTTTAACACATCAGCCTATTGCACACATGTTCCGGTAGAGGCACACACACACGAGTGGGGAttgaggggagggagaggtgaGTGATGAAATCTAGATTTAGAGTTCATACGTTTTGTATTATTTGTGTCATTTCCTCtctatttgttattattttctgGGGAATATCACACAAGACATGGGATAACGGTACTGAAAAACATTCCCTATATAcgagctgcagcaggaagcgATTTCTGTTTCCCTCTCTCTTGTCACTCTGAGGAAGTGTTTTCCCATCCCAAAAGGCTGAGTCTCCAGCtatatttagttatttaaaaaaaaaaaaaaaaaaacaaaaaaaaaaaaccgcCCAAATAGGAGACATTTTCTAGTAGGTAAAAcatacaattaaaaacaaaacaataaaggACTTGACTTCCAGGAGTGCATGTGTGGATTTGTTAATTTTAGTCTCAGTGTCATGCCCATGAATAGTATTAATTGCTCTGAGCTTTTCATGCAGAACAGTCCTCATCTGCAATAAAATCTCGTTTTGGATTTAGGGAAATCAAAATGCACTGAGTTCCTGTATGGATAGGTACTTTAAAGTAAGATGCAGTTACGGAGaactttcttcccctctttcctctcctttggaGAACTAAGCCAGCAACCCTCATGTCtactttttttattaagaaaagaTAATGTATCCTTtattaagaaattctttaaaaccagaaatcgatctaaagcatttattttttgtattttttttactttaattctGTgtagaaggggaagaggaaaaaaggtaaataaaaaaaatcctttatgaAGCCATTTAAGCTTCATATCTCCATTTATCCTGTTTTTGGGAGGAGGGGGCAAGGTTCCTCCATTTTATTGCAGGAAAAGGACCCAAAGGCTGTGAAGATTTGATCATTCTTAAAGTTATAAAATTTTTGAGATTTTCTTGAAGAAGCAACACATCTAGTTTCCAATACACCTATAAGAATTTACTGCTGggctggaagaggagagcaAAGTTTATAGAAAAGGGACTAAGAGGGGGaaagcaagttttttttaaccaagagACAAGAGATCACAGTGGGAAAAGTGGTGGGCTATTCCTGCTGAGTGTTTGGTCTAAATAATGTGGGGTTTTGCATAATACTGGTTTGGATGACTTTGTTTTGTCTGTGTTTAAGGCTGTGGTGCTGGTTTTCAGTGTCTCATGCTTTGTTGTGGTAGGAAGAGCAGCATTTCCTCCCCTCGGTGGTGTCCTCCTGTTTTCTGTAATAAACAATCCAAGGGGCTTCAACACTGGAGTATACATAACGGGTGACTCAATGTGTGTAATTATTTTGGGAAAAGCCACTCCCTAGTTACCCCCTACCCCTCCATTAAGGTTTACATCTTGAAATGCTGAAGGGGTAAGGCTCAATTAGGAACTGCTAAATTAAATAGTATGTTTTTACGTAAGAAAGTAGAACAAGACAATAGAAAAGATCTCGAAGGGGTCTTAaaacccaccagcaccccaaatAACTTACTTCTGTGCACTCCTTTTCTCAGTCTCAGAAGTTAGTAAGCTCGTCTTCAACTTGAAAATCATacttaattttactttaaaaagcaaaataatataAGAAACTGCAGGCGCATCCTACCACCTCCCTTCTGTCAGCTGAAATGACAAGGCAAATTAGACAGTATGTTTTAATCCAGGCTCTGCATATGAACGTTTTAATGTGCGATAAACCTAACTTTACGAGATGgaacaatctttttttaaaaaaaaaaaacaaacaaaaaaacaccccaatgCGAACAGGAGTTTTGAGTTTGCACACAATAAAAAGggagtataaaaaaaattaggggGGGAGGGCTGGACGGCAGGCTGTATTGATTAATAATGATGAGCCCAGGAGCCCTGGGAGAACCATTTCCCGTGGTCCAGCAGCTCCGCGGAGACGGGGAGGGAGCGGGTGCACGCGtgtctgtgcctgtgtgtgtgcgtgtgcgTCTGCGGGGAGCGGCGGTGAACGAGCCTCCCGCGCAGCGGAGCAGCGCACACGGCTTTGTCCGCCCCTCTCCGAGCTGCCAGCGCGGCAGGGGGGCAGCGGCGGGCCGGGCTGCGCTGGGGGCCCGCCGGTTCCTCTCCCAGCGCCGGGAGGCGGGCAGGGCCGGGGCCGCGGTGCCCCGGTTGCCCCGCATAGGCGTCCGGCCTCGCAGCAGCAAGTTGTGCGCCGCGGCCCCTGCAACAGCACGCACTAGTTGCGGTGCAGCCCGGGCGAGGAAGGTTTTGCATCCTCTCCGGCTCTAGAACAAAAGCAACGGTGCGTGAGCTGGAGTCCTACTCGGCAGGCGTCTGGCCCGCTGCTCGGCTTGCCTCTTCCCCGCACGCCAAGTTTTTGCCCGCAAAGGTTTATTTACTTGCCTCTGTGCTTTCGCCACTGCGGTGCAACGCTGAGACGGGGAAACTTCTAGAGGGGGTGAGACAGGGACTTGTTACTGTTGCCACCGCTCTGCTCTCCCGTCCCTACGCGCACTGCCCCAGCCAAGGGCACGGCTGCCCCGCACCCTGCGAAAGCAGATGTGCGCAGGCAAGCGTGCGGAGGGAGGCTCAGCCCAGCGGGGAGCCGGGACCTGCCTTTCGGGCTGGGGCCGGGGGCTGCAGTGGGGGCAGAGTGAGTGCCTGAAGGCTGGCCTGACAGCTAGCCAGAGCCCATACTTGGGCGAAGGGATGAGACCGGGGAGGAGGACGAGCACGGCTCCCCGCCGGCTTCTCGCCCTCATCTCTGCACGCAGTTTGGGGTGTAAAAGCAGGAGGAGACTTGTGCAGCGCCGGCACGTCTCGCCTCGGTGCTCCGAGCCCTTCTCCCTAAGCACCCGAGGGACACGGCTTTCCGCGAAAGCTGCTGCTCCGTTAACAATTTTTGTGCATCTTTAGCCGCGCTGTATGGGAGGTATCTTAAAGCAGGATAACAGAAAAAATTTTGTATGTATGAGCAAGATGTAggttggggggttttgtgtgggttttttgtgtgtgtttgggttttctgtgtgtgtttttggttgggtttttttgtttgttttgcttttttggttttttttctgggtttttttgcagctgagCAGCGAATTAAAGGCAGAATTAAAAAGAGCAACAGTCCCTTTCACCCATTTTATACATGGACATGTTTATGCATACATGTCTTTATATATAACACAGTACGTAGTTGAAAGTTTCAGGCTCCCCATGTTATAAAGAATGAAGGATATCAAAATGGGCAAAGCCGTGTTAGTTCTTCTCACTCTGTGTGCATGCAATTAAAACAACACACATATGATTTGAGCCAATTGCTAGCTGCAACAATTAAAAGTGGTCTGTTTGCATACTCCTGTAGTTTTTGCATGGTATCAGGTATGCCTTTTAAGTTGTCACTTCCAGTGTAGTAAGAGTCCTGGACTTTCTTGTTGCATGTGTTTCTTTTTGACATTCTCCAGTTAACAGAATCATCATTAGTCCCACTGCCCTTGCTTTTACAGAGATACTGCTaactttgggtttggttttttgtttgctggtttggttgtgggtttttttaagtgtaacTAAAATATTGTTTTTGTGTAAGCTAAATCATAACTTTATTTCAGGCATTATCCCCTAGTGCTTAGTGTTTctatctttttctaaaaaaaatacataaattagCATCCATTTTCACCTGTTAGAGGTCAGTAGGAGTTGATACACAGTCTTATAATTTTAGTCCTTCTGTGCAAGGTTGTTTTGATGTGTTGCAAGTaatttatataaagaaaaatattttaacgTTGACATTAGCTACATCAAAAGGCAAATTTGCTGTAGTGACTCCATCAATTAAAAAGTACTTGCCTACAGTAACATGACCTTGCAAATGACATCGATAGTTAATATGATCGTTAGTCATTAACAGTATTATTATAttcaaaaatgtaaatttcttGCCAGAATCCACATATTTACCGCTTTGCACATTTTATTCTTTAGTATTTTCACATCTTGTATAAAGTGGTCAATTAATTTTTATCCTTTAATCTtgttcagaattatttttagttaGCTTTGTTTGGTCAAAAGGACCTGAGGAAACTATAAgttggcttttgggttttttttgtttttcagtttggtttggtttgtttgttgttgttggttggttggttttctttttaagaaatttaTCTTTAATTTAGAGTAACAATCTAAACTACAAAAGTCTGATGGAAGGCTGGAGTGTACTTGTTATTCAAACTTACCAATAATCAGAAAAGTCTTATACTAATCCCACGAATTTAAACTGAAGGTTTTTCATATGACAGAGGCTTGGTAAGGAGTAAATCTCgttaatacatttttgttttcttctagaTTTGTCGGCATTAATGCATCTGACATAAACTACTCAGCTGGTCGATATGACGCATCAGTTAAACCCCCATTTGATATAGGTTTCGAAGGTATTGGTGATGTGGTAGCATTAGGACTCAGTGCTAGTGCTGATTATAGAGTGGGTCAAGCTGTGGCCTACGTGAAAGCAGGTTCCTTTGCTGAATACACAGTTGTGCCAGCCAAACAAGCAGTTCCTCTGCCCTCTGTGAAACCCGAGTTTCTTACTTTAATGGTAAGTGGCGCTACGGCATATATCAGTTTGAAAGAGCTGGGAGAGTTGTCTGAAGGCAAGAAGGTtctggtgacagcagcagctggaggaacGGGTCAGTTTGCTGTGCAGCTTGCAAAGAAGGCAAAATGCCACATAATTGGAACCTGCTCCAGTGATGAAAAGGGTGGTTTTCTGAAAACCATTGGCTGTGACCATACAATCAactataaaactgaaaatgtcgAGTCTGTTCTTAAGAAGGACTACCCCGAAGGTGTGGATGTAGTGTATGAATCTGTTGGGGGAAAGATGTTTGACTTGGCTCTTAACTCCTTGGCTACCAAAGGGCGCCTGATAGTTATTGGGTTTATCACTGGCTACCAAAACCCTACTGGCCTCCAGCCCATTAAAGGAGAGTTACTGCCAGCAAAACTATTGAAGAAGTCTGCCAGCATCCGGGGTTTCTTCTTGAACCATTACCTTTCCGAATACAAAATGGCTCTGAAGCACTTGCTTGAGATGTATGAAAGAGGAGACCTGGTTTGTGAGGTGGACTTTGGAGACAAGTCTCCAGAGGGCAAGTTCACTGGCCTGGAGTCTGTGTTCCGTGCTGTAGATTACATGTACATGGGAAAAAACATTGGAAAAATTGTAGTTGAATTACCTCACTCTGTCAACAGTAAgctgtaaaaacagaacaatgATATAaatcagaagagagaaaatgggCACTTTATGCCTCAGAATTACtagaaacaatttatttttttaagcttggtAATTGATATCATATTAAAAAACAGCAATAAGGTGTTAATAaaaagttttgtatttttttttccttttcttaaaaggGCTTAAATAGGTGGCTGTAGCACAGCTTTAATGGGCTTGTGTTTCATTCTGTCAGTTAGCTAGCATGAGACAAGAACATTGTTCTTGACAGAGTAAGTCTTGATGCAGAGGCAGATTTATCCTGCCAGACTGGTTTGATAATACTTCATACGTAGCTCAGTTtagaaaaaacaattatttcagcAACTTTGATTccctgatttaaaaataaaatttttagaaCAGGACTAAGTAAAGAGTCATAACTTGTGGTTGCTCTATTAATCTCTTgaagtttctggaaaaaatcaTGCTCTTAATTTTTGTCACAAACACGATAATCATAATTCAGTTGCATCATGGATCATAGTAATATTCCTTGACTTGGTTACACAGGGAACATTTATCCTCCAATTCTGACATGTCAGTAATATTAAGAAAAGcaatttgatattttttaattatgtctTTTGTAACTGTAAACAactgcaattttcttttaagtcttTAACTAAATCATTTGCTACTGTTACTGTTTACAGTCCGATCTTCCTTCATTCAATATTACTGAAGTGTATTTTTGAGACATGTTCATGTGTGTTCAGgtactgtgtatttttttaagaattaataaagttagaaaagatattttaaatatttgtggcGTTTATTCATATTGATACAGTTCTTGATGGCTAGGCCTTTTGTAGGTAATCTCTGTGTTGTAGAGTTCTTTGCCCAATGATTTTTGTTTCGACCTAATATTGCTTCTGCAGAAGCTGTTTTACAAACAGCAAGATCATTTTAAATCTACAGTCACAGCACCTCATCCACATACTGATCCTCAGCCATAATTGTCTAGTGGGCACAGTTAAAAAGGTTTTGTCAAGTTCTGAAAATTCTTCCTCACTTAATAGAGATTACTATAATGGTACACAGAGTGGGAATTCCAGCTAGAAGTGTAATATTTTCCAGAacaataaaatactttaaactGTGCTTGCTCtacatcatttttttccatagtaaACTTTAAAATCTGAAAGGGTGATTTTGCCACATCTTTTGAAATTATATACATTTGTATGCAGTTGGAGAGATGGAAATTTCCTAAGATCATACACGTATAAACATAGCGATAAACTGATAATGTCTAGAGGTTGAAGGAAAACTTAATTTGGGGCATTATTCAGGACTGGCtgtaagtattttaaaaagtggcaTGTAGggaaaatttgtattttactcAGTAGTATAGACAgtagaaaaagtatttttaagtttGAGCCAGCacatttttattgtaatttttttagtgTAGACATCATTAGCATCCTAAAGACGTGTCCCTTCTTTGAGACATGTCTGACTACTGGTTATAGTCCCACATTAGAGGCTTTTGGGAAAAGGCAGAATGACTTGGGTCATTGTTAACAGTTCTCTTTTATTCAAACTTGAACATCAACCCactgatttctgttttcacCAAGATCTGCTGTTAGAAACATACTTCTTCTTTCAtctaaaatattacaaatattgCAAATACTGTtgtattttgcatattttgcaTAATCAGAAAGCTGCATTTGCCTTCCAACTGGATGCTGGGAAGATGCAACTATGTTCCGTACGAGATCAAAGTGTACATAGTTCTCACTATTTTATTCCTAAGCACatggtttcttttcttgttcagaGAAAAGGCGGTGCCCTTGGTTAAAAaatgtatcttaaaaaaaaaaaaaagactctttGGGATGTActagggcaaaaaaaaaaaaaaaaaaactacaactAGTTACATCTGTGATATGAACAGAGTATTTCCATGGGTAACAATCTTTCACATTAAGTTCCTGCAGGCGGATGCCAAAACCCTTCCAAGCCATCACTGCCAGTCCAATAGACTTTGGTGTTTCTGAGGCAGTGAAATCCATATTTTTTTGTCGTAAAAATAAGTCTTGTAACAGGATTATTTTTAGACATACACCATTGTACTTTATTTTTAGTATGTTGCTTCATATATAACATCAAGTAGAGCAACTGTCCTGGACTCTTTTGCTGGTCAAAATAAGGGAAGAGAGGAACCTTTGGAAGGGTCACAGATACACGTATTGCTatatgactttttttgttttaattttggcCTCAGGCTTATCTTTTAGCGCTTTCATACTGATTGCAGTGTtaataaaaagtttaaattaGTTATATGCAGAATTTGTGTGGCCAGTGTACTAGTTTCATAACCCTTTCGGTATTTGAGTTGGGCTGTGGCCATTGGTCT
This DNA window, taken from Calypte anna isolate BGI_N300 chromosome 2, bCalAnn1_v1.p, whole genome shotgun sequence, encodes the following:
- the ZADH2 gene encoding prostaglandin reductase 3; translated protein: MSFSAKSGALLSLRAPLCWWWRRQPSSCATAGPAWSYFGGSRPRPILDMSYSRHFLDFQGSSIPTSMKKLVVTKLSQNFREAVTLQQDSPVPLPGDGDLLVRNRFVGINASDINYSAGRYDASVKPPFDIGFEGIGDVVALGLSASADYRVGQAVAYVKAGSFAEYTVVPAKQAVPLPSVKPEFLTLMVSGATAYISLKELGELSEGKKVLVTAAAGGTGQFAVQLAKKAKCHIIGTCSSDEKGGFLKTIGCDHTINYKTENVESVLKKDYPEGVDVVYESVGGKMFDLALNSLATKGRLIVIGFITGYQNPTGLQPIKGELLPAKLLKKSASIRGFFLNHYLSEYKMALKHLLEMYERGDLVCEVDFGDKSPEGKFTGLESVFRAVDYMYMGKNIGKIVVELPHSVNSKL